Proteins encoded in a region of the Podarcis muralis chromosome 4, rPodMur119.hap1.1, whole genome shotgun sequence genome:
- the CHST7 gene encoding carbohydrate sulfotransferase 7, whose amino-acid sequence MKSRRRWRWRWEHRGFALGLALYTLLLLLLVSYMLDYGARRGRAGKEQPPPPHRCPDLEEALGDWAWEGQPPAPPPGEAAAPPAPRHEAKKNESGDSDEAGPGSRAGGKRHIYLHATWRTGSSFLGELFNQHPDVFYLYEPMWHMWQALYPGDALSLQGALRDMVRSLFRCDFSVLRLYAAPPGPRDPLAPFLPGGGGGGGVNLSTASIFGWRTNKVICSAPLCPAAPRARSDVGLVDGAACERSCPPRALRDLEAECRKYPVMVIKDVRLLELGALLPLLRDPELDLRVVQLFRDPRAVHNSRLKAKQALLRESIQVLRSRHRAAEPRGLPRRHPLLPPFAGGGAAAALAGVHPRQQHRAEFFLGGALEVICQAWLRDLLFSRRAPAWLRARYTQLRYEDLVLEPRAQLRRLLRFADLPSPPALEDFVLNMTRGAAYSSERPFLISARDAREAIHAWRERLSREQVREVEAACWEPMRLLAYPLSGQDDGDRQEASRGRPSPPHPG is encoded by the exons GCGCTCTAcacgctgctgctcctgctgctggtgTCTTACATGCTGGACTACGGCGCCAGGAGAGGGCGCGCGGGAaaggagcagccgccgccgccccacCGCTGCCCCGACCTCGAGGAGGCGCTCGGGGACTGGGCGTGGGAAGGGCAGCCGCCGGCACCACCACCGGGAGAAGCCGCCGCTCCGCCCGCGCCCAGGCACGAAGCGAAGAAGAACGAGTCTGGGGACTCCGACGAAGCCGGCCCGGGGAGCCGGGCGGGCGGGAAGCGCCACATCTACTTGCACGCCACCTGGCGCACGGGCTCGTCGTTCCTGGGCGAGCTGTTCAACCAGCACCCGGACGTCTTCTACCTGTACGAGCCCATGTGGCAcatgtggcaggcgctgtacccGGGCGACGCGCTGAGCCTGCAGGGCGCGCTGCGAGACATGGTGCGCTCGCTCTTCCGATGCGACTTCTCGGTCCTGCGCCTGTACGCCGCGCCGCCGGGGCCCCGAGACCCGCTGGCGCCCTTCttgcccggcggcggcggcggcggcggcgtcaaCCTCAGCACGGCCAGCATCTTCGGCTGGAGGACCAACAAGGTGATCTGCTCCGCGCCGCTGTGCCCCGCGGCGCCCCGGGCCCGCTCCGACGTGGGCCTGGTGGACGGCGCCGCTTGCGAGCGCAGCTGCCCTCCGCGGGCGCTGCGGGACTTGGAGGCCGAGTGCCGAAAGTACCCGGTGATGGTGATCAAGGACGTGAGGCTGCTGGAGCTGGgcgcgctgctgccgctgctgcgcgaCCCGGAGCTGGACCTGCGCGTGGTGCAGCTCTTCCGCGACCCGCGCGCCGTCCACAACTCGCGCCTCAAGGCCAAGCAGGCGCTGCTGCGGGAGAGCATCCAGGTGCTGCGGAGCCGCCACCGCGCCGCCGAGCCCCGGGGACTCCCCCGCCGCCACCCTCTGCTGCCCCCCTTCGCCGGCGGCGGCGCCGCGGCGGCTCTGGCCGGGGTCCACCCTCGCCAGCAGCACCGCGCCGAGTTCTTCCTGGGCGGCGCCCTCGAGGTGATCTGCCAGGCCTGGCTGCGCGACCTGCTCTTCTCCCGCCGCGCGCCGGCCTGGCTGCGCGCGCGCTACACGCAGCTGCGCTACGAGGACCTGGTGCTGGAGCCGCGCGCCCAGCTGCGCCGGCTGCTGCGCTTCGCCGACCTGCCGTCGCCGCCCGCGCTCGAGGACTTCGTGCTCAACATGACGCGCGGCGCCGCCTACTCCTCCGAGCGCCCCTTCCTCATCTCCGCCCGCGACGCGCGCGAAGCCATCCACGCCTGGCGGGAGCGCCTCAGCCGCGAGCAGGTGCGCGAGGTGGAGGCGGCCTGCTGGGAGCCCATGCGCCTGCTCGCCTACCCGCTCAGCGGCCAGGACGACGGCGACCGGCAGGAGGCCTCCAGGGGGCGCCCCAGCCCTCCTCATCCAG GCTAA